The DNA sequence TGCTGACTCATTCCCTGTTCTAACTCTCAACTGAATCTCTCTTATTACTCCCCCGAGTAGTCCCGCTAAAAACTCTTCGAACCCATGCATGATGTACCCGCTCGATGTTCCATACCCGAACCCCACGTGAAAACGATGAACGGGGATTGGAACTTCCATGTTCATCATCGAAGCATGGTAAGATTGTGTTGGACTATCAGATAGGTGTAGTATTCCTGATTCAGGGTTCTTGTGTGCTCGATCTTGAAGAATCTTAATCCCTTTCTTGAGTCCTTCGACTGGATCAGCTTGGCCCATGTAGAAAAGGCGATCAATGACTTGTAAAGCTGCTCTTCTACCACAAGATGTCATGCGTCTGAGGGGAAAGACTCGAGCTGCAGCTGATGAGTATGTAACAATGGCCAAACGATCTGTTGGTCTAAGAGAGAACACCAATAAGGCCATGCATTGCTTGAGGAGTCTAAGGTGTGGCCCGTTGGGGCTGGCCACCAAGACCAAGTCTGTGGCTCGTTGGTTAGCAAGTTTCACAGACAGATAGGCTCTGTTTGTTTGTAGAAATGAGGAGGAAGAAGAGCAAGTTGAGGATTGTAAATGGCGACTGAGAGGCATTGCCAAGGGCGGTTGGTAGTTCGTTGGTGAGGTCGTCGGGATTGGGACTAGAGAGAGTTGAAGACGTGGGCAGTTAGACATTTCCTCAGGCTCAATTGGGTCATCATCATCATAGCGAGCAGAGCGGATGAATGAGCGGCGGTGGATGCGAAATGTGGCAATGGAGTCATCAAGGATTCGAAGAATGGGGTCGGTGTGGTTGATAGAGGCACAAGGAGCATTGAGATTGCGGGGGAGCTGTGTCCAGTGGGCACGGCAAATGGGGCAGGTGACACTGCCATGGCGGACATTGGAAGAAATGCAGGCAAAGTGAAAGGCGTGGGAGCATTGTGCTGTAAAAATTGCTTGGCTTGGGCTGTTGCTTCCTTTGCTGTTGTAGTTTAGAGGGTCTAGACATATTGCACACAAGTTCTGTGATATACAATCAACACAAGAAAAAGATAAGCACACAGTAAATACATAATAACTACACTAATAATTAGAATTCTTAACAACTAGTCAAACttgcacacacacacaaaacatGAAGGTAGGACAAAAGCTTCAATTCAAACTAGCTTGCTCGATTACTTTATCAACTTTAAATAAAGAAAAGCTAATCTTTTTTCACTGTGGAATGAAGTGATCGAACATGGTCGGGTTCAATTATCAAGTACGTCCCTAAATAATTGGCTTTTGGTCATATATAAAGTAAGagtgaaaaaatataaatgttttGAAACAAGTTGATTAACTTTCAACAAACACTTGGCAATCATATTGGTTTGAGTTTTGACATGACAAAAAAACTAAACTTCAGTTGGAGTTTCAAATATCAATCATGAATGTACCAAGATCTTTGAAAAGAATCCACAGCAAACTCTACCAAACAAATATTAGTGGCATGAATGAATAACCAATTGTGCTTTGAAAACCATCATAATAATCCAATTGAAACTGTTtgtctaaaaattaaaaaaggaaaGGAGGGAATGccatggtggtggtggtggtaaaAGATTGAATAACATGGTCATAGTAATCACTATAATTAGTGTCACTGGCAGGTGGGAAAAAGCTTTTCTTTTTAAGAGTGGGCTCTGCTGTCTAAGGTTGGATAGCAGTGGTTTTTCTCAAACTTCAGACTAGTAGTGCACATGTGTCAGGAGCCTTCACATGCCACACAACTTTTGTTATTCTATTTCCCCACCTGTTATAATTACTTCTCACTTTAAAATTCAGACTCTGCGTTTggatatcatttttattttttctttttgcaattTAGATTTAttgtacataaaaataacaagggTGTTTCTGATTTAGAAAATGTGAAGCTTGAATTGACTGGAAAGTGCAGAAACACAAATATACATAAGACTTTAAGACTACTGCAGCTTTCAAATCATCAAGGAAAGAAATAAGAATGGAACTTCTGtgactcaaaaagaaaaaaaaaatagtcaaaaatacGGCCGCCAAAGGCTATCTACTCAAAGAATGGGTTTTGTAAATAAAGAAGAcattttttacctttttttcacttttttttttgttcttttcttattttaaagtttattttttgttaggtATTCACGGGgatttggaatattttttcATATCTTAAGAGGGGTTCAGCTCAAACGAATAAGAATGACTTGAAGGGGTGTATTGTACCTTAGCAGGAGGCAAATTTGGGTTGATATTTGAAGACACAAATTCCTCTGTAatatattcatcttcttctataGATATATTCTTTGATTTTGAAGGAGACACAACGGAAGAACCTGAGATCtgttaaaacaaaaaatttaagggAAATTAGCTGTTACCCTCTTTGGTTTAACCTTTTACTTAGCaattttacaataaaaatgaGTCCTTTTTGTctgattatgaaaacaaaaacCAAACCCAACAACCCATATGTAAATAACAGAGAAAAGTTAGCTTCAAGGAACAAAGACAATTGAGGTGGATAAACTCAATTAGTCATTTCGGTGGTTTTCTTTCTTGGttatagaaaataataataagaaaaacaaatatCACACAATGGGGGCTATTCAACTAGACTAAACAAAATCAGATTAAGAAAGAAAAGTTTGGTGAAAAACTGAAAGAAGAAAAGGGGTTGTGAAGAAGAAACTAACAGATTCAGAGTTGGTATTGTCAAAGGCAATGGGATCTACAAGAGCTTTCCTTCTAGAGAATGAACCACAAGCACTAGCAGCTGCAACTGCTATATTCCTTGCTGCTTTTCTAAGCCTTGAAGAAGCTCCTCTTCCTCCCCCCATCTTTGTTTTCCTTCCTTTCTTCTCTTTCGtacttattcttcttcttcaaattctCTGCAACTTCGATATTAATAATGGTAATGGACTAAAAGATTGCTGAGAAAGAGAGAACACGCcagagctctctctctctctggaaAACTCTGCAAATATGTCTCActgttattattgttgttgttgttgatacTGCCGTtatatgttttctttttctccAAATAAATACTGTGTTCACTTGGTCCTCCACACGAACCCACAagccataatatatatatttatatatataaggctCCTTCCCCAACACATATGTATATGCCACTTTATcaaaattttattctttttcttttattttttgatttgaaAGCTCAAAACTTGCAAGAACCTACTTTTaccattttctttaatttactTTACTTACCAgttaccacttttttttttcttcagaccATTTACCTTTTCCTTTTTCATTTTCCATTATAAATATTTGTCCCCATTAagattattttttgttctcttctctgttATACTGCtagtattaattattttaattaattactggCTGCCATAGCATACCTAGTATCTATTAAACAAAGCATCTATATAGATTTAATAATTTGTTTTCTGATTTACTCAATGTGGCCTTCTCCTACTACAACTTTGTTGacctcttctttttctttcttgttATACCAACTACTAATTCCCAGTAGTATATAATGTTCTTTTTAGAGACTTAaaccaattttattttattttattttattttttttcagagAAGGAGAAGATACTATTCTGACACATGTCAGTCACATtccattagaaaataatcagaAGATTATTGAATCAACCAACCAATGTCATTAAATATACACTTGTTAGATGATAGTTAGTGGGGTTCACAtgattagcaataaaataacaaaGGGTTAGGAAATTTAGATTTAGCAAAGATCTTTGGTAACCAAACACTTTaaaagcaataataataataataataataataatactgtaaaaaaaaaaagtatatacaagaagagagagagacagagaaagaaaaatatggAAGGAGTATGCAATGGGTGGACCAGAGGAGCCAACAGTGGACCCCTCCTTCTTGCTAGATGTTTACAGTACAAGCAAGGTCCCTCTCCTCTGCCATCTTTGTTCCATTATTTCTAAGCTTTTCAATTACTGTTTGCTTGTATGTATGAGGCTGCAATTTAATGTTGATttttattatatcaaaataatagatattagaaaaataagggtttttttttttcacttggtTTGGACAgctctaccatttttttttctttgtcacTCTTTAAAAAAGGAATAGAATGGTATTTAATGCTTTTGGTACTTTTAGAGTTTTTTGTTGGCCCAGTAGCTTTGCTTGCCAGTATGATTGTATTGGATTATAGTTGGCATTGATAATACACTACTGCCCTGCCCTTTAATTTCATACTAAAATACAACAATAAAATTGGTCATAAAGTATAGATATTGAACTCAACACACCACAACATTAAAAAGTGGAAGTATGTATTATGAATCATGTTAACAAAAATTGGGTCTTGTACTTACTATAAAAAAAGTGAAGGAGATGAAAATATATccacaaaaaaataaatggaaaaGAAAAGGACCGTTAGATTTGAATTTCAAAAGTTTCACAACCTATAATTGGGTGAGTGAGTTCTTTTGTCTTTTATAGCTTGGTCTTTTATATAAGAGAAGGCTGATAAAGCAAACTAAGGCTTCATCACCAACTAGATAGGGTTGGCGCCAAAAAATCTCTATAATGCCTCATTTTTTATGCCAAAACCATCAAACTAATAAGGTTTCATTTTAAGTTCATCTCTTTGTTCTTACAGCTACAGTGCAAGTAGAGAAATAATAGTCACCTGTGAAGGGTTCAATGCATTTGAAGAAATAAATCATAATATATGTCACTAAATTAAAATGGGTTCTTATCATCTTACTAATTACATAGTTGTTAAGCTAGTTTGTTATGATGTTGATAGggtacaattacaaaattaacatattggTGAGTGATTAATTATATCCACATGATTAAGCTTACCTACCTAccattgaaaataaaatattgggaaGTCTTACTTAATATTAATCTTGGTATAACAAATGACTTGTTGAGCACAAAAACAAACACACAAACGTAATGGTTATGGATATCATTGTCCTATGTCCATCATTCTCAGTATTGTTGTCTAGGGATGTTTTGTAATATTGGTAAGCAAATGTATTATTAAATGTTGGTAGATTAAGCAAAGTTCCAAACTAAACCCGTGAGGAGATTCCTCCCTATATTGGTGAATGTGTTGGAAAAACAAGCAAAGCATTAATGATTTCTGAGGTAGTCTTTGCAGGCCAAATGTCATtactaaatattttgaaaatgataaaaaaaaaaaaaagttcaaatGTGTTGTGTATACTATTTTGTGAGATGTAATTAAAATCTAGAAAATGACTGAAGGTATTAAAGGGTAAAGGGTATTATTTAACTGGGGAATCTCTCTTTTGTGACTGACATTTTGGAAAAGGTCTCAAATAATGCCTATTATTTCTTTCTTCACATGGAAAGAAGTGAAAAGCTCAAAGATTGCTAGTGTCCTCTCTCTACAGTGTTTGGTAGTCTACAAAGTGGAAATATATTATTGATTAATGTTTACCCAAAATTGGGTATTTGTTTCTTTGGGCATTTGACTTGGTCAATTTCTGTTAAAAGAAGTTCCCATCTTTTTAGTCAGTTCGATTAAAGATTCCCGTTTTCCattgatttgtttgtttttggcgTTTATATTATGAGATGACCACTTCAGTACATTTGATCatagattaatttaatttgttCAGTTTTTGAGGCACAACTCGACTCAACTTTCAATTAATAAGGATCACATCATCATAGTTTTAGATCGTAAAAGGTTCTGTGGTCACAATTAGAGTTTCTTGGGTTTTGCATAAATATCCTCTTTGTTTCAAACCGATTTCCCTCAAAATCATCTAAACACCTTTCCATTCAAAAGGGCTAGTCGTCTGAAGATGTTTTTGAAGGAAATACTTcactaaattataataatatctcTTATATTgggatattattaaaaataaatatataaattatttttaaaaattacttttaatatttttttttaaaaacaatttcacattatttatattaattttaatacttattttattttattttcatgtcTTTTTTTCTAaaccatatatatttttaattttttttctaagaaaatatcATGTATAAACCCGTTTATGGGAAAATTACTATGTGTATTgtatttttcattttgtttcattttgagattatattatttttatttataaaagtataaataaaaaaacctattttttatttcaatttttttgtcagtatatttttttaagaatataaataggaagaataaaaattaaaaacacttaatataattaaaatataaattttatgtaaattaaaaattattaaaataggactatatataaaaaatttcttaatttttttaaatgaaactaAATagctatttttaaatattttattttatttttaatataagatCCCCCAGTGACCCCACCACTCaaatattgatttttaaattcaaaaaaaaaaaagaaaaacttatcTGTTTCGGACACTGTAATGGGGTTATACCTTTGAATTCGTAATGGCATATATTTGCCTATAATTCCATTGTGAAGTTTTGCTTCCGGCCAATGGTGtactaaataatattattttggtaACTATAGAATAAAGTAAGAGAAAATTACGCTCACATACGTAATTCTCattttatttatacaaataactTCAGGTATTTTAATCATGAAAATATCACATTGGTGTACCGTAACGAAGGAGAAGTGGATTCTCTCTCACGCTCGTACATCTATGCATcagtgaagtttttttttttttttttttcaattctattttTTGACACGTTTACTTATttgtttattgtattttttcctATCCAATTTTATGTTAGTTCTACaatgtctttttttttaaaaaaaaagatttctCTCTCTCCTTTGGTGCCTTTCTCactcttcttcttattattatgattaacttattataatatataatagatttttaatattaaaatgaatGGATATCACTCCTCTCTCTTACTTTTTTCTCACAAGTTTAAAAATATTGTCAAGTCACACAAATAAtagtttaaaattaaaaattataccgcaatctatttttcaaagtgATTATTTTAATATGACGAAAGGATATAttttttgccaaaaaaaaaataacgaaattaaaaataacactaaagtatcttaaataacaaaattattatatttagctaacataattcaacttaaaaatctaaaaaataaaattataattttaaagataaatattaactatgaaataaataactaaatatatttaagataaaattatcttgaaaaaatataaataataaaataaatattttaatagaaatttacaccaaatggctttaatttgattttatttgcgGTTTTGGCCCCATTTCTATTAAGGAATAATTACACCAAAATACATTTActgtattttatttatagatatatgactatttatttaatttaagtatatgTCCAATATCATTTCCCTTAATTTAGTATGCGGTATACATTCAAATtgtaatatgttttattttctttttcttcgcgtgtcagaatttttttttcctttaaataaacaattatgAGCATGAAATGTACACAACAATTCAaatctatatttttaatatatataatgtcagattttttttttttttgtttttttatgtcTCTCTCcatctattttatatatttgtttctcttttttctttttttaaaaaaaagtttaaaaagttattttagttacaccaataattatttgaacTCAAAAATTATATTACTGCAATCTACTTTTTAAGGGGATCATTCTAACATATGAGAAGCATATGTTTTTTTACGATTgtcgaaaaaaataattacaatcaGAAATAACCTTTTAGTTTCTTtactagaaaatcaaattttcaaataccAACTAATTTCTAAAATGACATATAAGATACTAAATTTTTAATCTTGAACTCTTCTATGTTGTATAGGTTGTATTGGTGTTACTTATTTAGAAAACttttaaatatgaaatattataatatttattgttaTATCCCATAAAATTAGATGGTATACTTGTTttgtttaaatataatatttagttacttctttgttaataatttataaaagaaaGGGAAGTGTTACTTTTatcttgttcatatttttttatatcagaaaaaatatatgtgtttctcataatttaaaatatggtttaaaattgttaaaagTAACCTCAAAgtatcttaaataataaaataacacataatatagcctaaaaattaataaataaaatttagttttaaAGTTATCTGATTAAAAAATGTAACTAAATGtatatgagaaaaaaattattatcttgaaacaattttttttaaataaatagtaactaattgatatattatttatatcaaAAGCAACCAAAAAGTTACTCTTTTTAAAACTTGCAAAACACTGAAATTTCTGGAAATGAgaattttcaagttttttctattttcggtaataattttaaatttcggtATTTATGCTGACGTGGCAATCGGTATTTGTGCAAATAAATTTGTtgaaggtatttttataaatatataaaatcaattttaggtataatattaaaaaaacccCATAAAGTAatgtagttatatatataaaaaaatgatatttaattggaTAAATTTAGCAATAaggtgtaattattatttttagaagtGTAAATATAATCTCCtaaaaaaatttagggttgcATTTCTCTGCAGTCTTctctctatatgtatatatattatattattagggTTGCTCAAAATCTCAAAACCATGGAtgacaaagaaaaagaaaaattagaagcCATGTTTTAcagaaagaaaaagaacaacaaaaagaagaagaagaaaaaagatcgTGGTATTAGAGGTTATTAGTCCATCAAGTTTTTTTTAGAtggtcatatatataatatatatttttttgatgtgcgtatatatatatatattgtaatgcTAAGAGTTTTGTTTGGAAATTAGAATATAGAAGCAACATGTATTACACACCCAAAATGAGTTAAAATACCCCATGAATATATATTAGATTAGGTATTTAAGAATCTGtacataaattttaataaatttgaaagaaattatATTAAGGGTactggatatatgtatatatgtaactgcattttactttttattttctttttttctttgcaGAAGTTGTTTGTCCATATCTACCAGAAGAAATAGTAGTGAAAATCCTATTTATGTTGCCCCATGAGTGTGTGGTAACATTtaagcttgtgtgtaagttatggtgcaatattattaaaattaaataagtcaTTCCTAATCGATCACTTTTATCTTCACTCCAAATTCTAGTATTAATACATGTTTCCTTTTCTTCCGCCAAAAATATCTTTATCCAGAATTTATTTCACTTGACACTATCTcttataattatatatcatgATGATGATAACAACCACCTCATTCCTTCTGTTGACCAATCTCGATACATACCATGGTGCAAGAGTCCTTCATTGTAATGGCATCATCACCTTCCATGATACTAAAGTTGTCTTTATCAATccaacactaaaacaataatCCAAAATTTTATACACCAAACCTTTACCCAACTTCGAATCTATTTTACATGGATTTGGGCACGATGAAAGATCAAAATTTTACAAGTATGTCAAGATCTTTAAATCCAAACCTAAATGTTTCTAGTCCAATAACATTCAGAGTAGTAGCAGTGGTTGTGGGGTTAGTAGACAATGGAGGGAGATCAAATATATGATAAAGCTACATCCAGACATTAGTTTTGACTATCATGATGTAGTGTATATGAAATCAGTTTGTTATTGGCTCTATAAAGGGGTCAACAAGTTTCGAATTCTTTCATTCGATATGAGTGATGAGAAATTTGGTATTATACAATTACCATTTGACACCAAATCTTCGGATACTGCTAGAAAGAGGAATTAGTTATGTTGGTTATACTGGATTATCACGGAGACTCTTTTTTTGCAGCAAATTATTACAGAGACTTTAACCAAACAAGAATGGTTGAAATGTGGATTATGGTAGTAGAAAATGATAATACTTATCATTGGAATAAGCATCTAACCATttctctcactgttgatataattCAATGTTTGGGTTTTTGGAATCATGATGAAGAGCTCTTGATGATGGCATATAAGGACATTCTTATGTCCTATAATATGAGAACGATGAAGATGAAGACACTGGAATTTTCTTCAAGTAATAAGGAGCACCTATactgatattttttaattttcttttttactttagAATAAAAGTTTTACctgtgtaattattttttttttaatgttatatTAAGCAATTCTATAATCTGCTTAAAATAACttagttaagaaaaaaaaaacagcaacTAAGAACACAAAAGAGAATTTgataatttgattaataaaaatatatctggtattattcttatttttctagtgatCCACAACGAGTAGTTCCCGTATGGACGAAGCAATATTGCAAAAAGCCAATTATGATGAAATATGAATTCTACTAtctcagtcaagtagttctctTACATGCCATCTCAATTgatgaaatttctattttttaaatataataagaaACCgacaaatataattaaaaaataaagggcACCACAATTTTGGTGAGGGTTTGAAAACATATTGAGTTAAAAGCAATAAAAATATCTTACAAATTTTCAtgttcaacaaaataaaaaaaaaaaaaaaaaaccatagatGGTCTAATTCAAtcttttttattatgaattaattcTTCAATCTTCAGGCAACCTTAAATTTATACTTAATGACTGTTATTGTTGCAGAGTGTAAAATCAGTGTGATTATTTTGAGCTGGCAAAGTAAATTTGGAGAaactatatattttctttttttttttttgccttttcAGCTGTTTGATCTCATGAGTGTGTCATATCCAGTAAAAGGCCACTGTAAAACTTTCTTATATCTAGAAACATGTTAACATCTACTACATGATAAGAATGCCAGAAAGATAATGTCATGCAAGGGAATCATTTTCGTACTCCTTAAAAGTATATATGAGATATTTTACTGTTGCCAATAAACTAAGACTAGAATTTTTACTGACCATAGTATGATAATGATATGAATCATAAAACGAGAAGATTGATACTCAACTGTATAATTTTTCATTCGTTCCCTGAAACTGTCTGAGAGGATTAATTATGGTTAAAAGAGTAGAAAGGACAAACACATAATCAACAAACTATAGTCAGATAATCAATTTAGTAATAAAATGTTACAACATGCATTTTTGCAGCAATCTTAAGTTTTCCTCGACGTAGATTTAAGATCTATTATGATATGAAaagttaaacaaaaaaaatatctttataacaatttcttttgcataggcgggctaggcctttGCCAAGGGGCCACCTAGTCCAGGGCCCAAAAAAAATtctccttttaaaattatacaattttttttgttgattttttaaaaataccattttttttcctaaataaaggccccaaaataattttttttctctacaGCCCACTAAATATCAAGGCCGGGCCTCCTTGTTCTTCTCGCTTCAGATCATGCAATTCCGATTCAGCTCCTTCCAATGGTTTTGTTGGCTTgtgtataataaaaatttaaagaaagtaATAGATGAAACATGGAGAAAATGAAAGAGTCAATAactaaaatcaaaatgtataatGTAAAACAGAGAGATAGTACCGAGATTTCTACCTCCTCCTTCTTCTCCTCAACGACTT is a window from the Cannabis sativa cultivar Pink pepper isolate KNU-18-1 chromosome 1, ASM2916894v1, whole genome shotgun sequence genome containing:
- the LOC115707215 gene encoding probable E3 ubiquitin-protein ligase WAVH2 isoform X2, with the translated sequence MGGGRGASSRLRKAARNIAVAAASACGSFSRRKALVDPIAFDNTNSESNLCAICLDPLNYNSKGSNSPSQAIFTAQCSHAFHFACISSNVRHGSVTCPICRAHWTQLPRNLNAPCASINHTDPILRILDDSIATFRIHRRSFIRSARYDDDDPIEPEEMSNCPRLQLSLVPIPTTSPTNYQPPLAMPLSRHLQSSTCSSSSSFLQTNRAYLSVKLANQRATDLVLVASPNGPHLRLLKQCMALLVFSLRPTDRLAIVTYSSAAARVFPLRRMTSCGRRAALQVIDRLFYMGQADPVEGLKKGIKILQDRAHKNPESGILHLSDSPTQSYHASMMNMEVPIPVHRFHVGFGYGTSSGYIMHGFEEFLAGLLGGVIREIQLRVRTGNESANGMVVRIGELRGDEERRVLLDLGESGHACVEYSYSEDVGEVDERFITGETLVSVGDSKSDAEESGLAEEAEEVAGGGSGGGGRKDAIGGGRPSSVESWDYHDPYMARRWAKHLHGGYRF
- the LOC115707215 gene encoding probable E3 ubiquitin-protein ligase WAVH2 isoform X1; the encoded protein is MGGGRGASSRLRKAARNIAVAAASACGSFSRRKALVDPIAFDNTNSESISGSSVVSPSKSKNISIEEDEYITEEFVSSNINPNLPPAKNLCAICLDPLNYNSKGSNSPSQAIFTAQCSHAFHFACISSNVRHGSVTCPICRAHWTQLPRNLNAPCASINHTDPILRILDDSIATFRIHRRSFIRSARYDDDDPIEPEEMSNCPRLQLSLVPIPTTSPTNYQPPLAMPLSRHLQSSTCSSSSSFLQTNRAYLSVKLANQRATDLVLVASPNGPHLRLLKQCMALLVFSLRPTDRLAIVTYSSAAARVFPLRRMTSCGRRAALQVIDRLFYMGQADPVEGLKKGIKILQDRAHKNPESGILHLSDSPTQSYHASMMNMEVPIPVHRFHVGFGYGTSSGYIMHGFEEFLAGLLGGVIREIQLRVRTGNESANGMVVRIGELRGDEERRVLLDLGESGHACVEYSYSEDVGEVDERFITGETLVSVGDSKSDAEESGLAEEAEEVAGGGSGGGGRKDAIGGGRPSSVESWDYHDPYMARRWAKHLHGGYRF
- the LOC133034712 gene encoding uncharacterized protein LOC133034712, whose protein sequence is MDDKEKEKLEAMFYRKKKNNKKKKKKKDRGIREVVCPYLPEEIVVKILFMLPHECVSNNIQSSSSGCGVSRQWREIKYMIKLHPDISFDYHDVVYMKSVCYWLYKGVNKFRILSFDMSDEKFANYYRDFNQTRMVEMWIMVVENDNTYHWNKHLTISLTVDIIQCLGFWNHDEELLMMAYKDILMSYNMRTMKMKTLEFSSSNKEHLY